A single window of Rana temporaria chromosome 1, aRanTem1.1, whole genome shotgun sequence DNA harbors:
- the LOC120918961 gene encoding copper transport protein ATOX1-like → MPKEEFFVDMTCEGCSKAVTRVLSRLPDVKYEIDLLNKKVLIQSEQHSADQLLETLKKTGKEAKYLGCKD, encoded by the coding sequence ATGCCGAAAGAGGAGTTTTTTGTGGACATGACCTGTGAAGGTTGCTCAAAAGCTGTGACGCGGGTTCTCTCCCGACTTCCAGATGTGAAGTATGAAATTGACTTGCTGAACAAGAAAGTGCTGATACAATCTGAACAACACTCAGCGGATCAATTGTTGGAGACCCTGAAGAAGACTGGAAAAGAGGCAAAATACCTGGGCTGTAAGGACTGA